In one window of Spartinivicinus marinus DNA:
- a CDS encoding helix-turn-helix transcriptional regulator yields MVLSTSTTEPELTSDWPLSHTAIRYITPDSLTRQLSLHPLSQHCYPLGFGYYPQATSHQMERHQHVDHLLIYCIAGEGQLQAQQHKTTIIAGDFVVLPRGLSHQYQASNTNPWSIYWVHFDGVLSDTYVQHLLPGPTTVKLSLGLHPELVAGFDTLVSLHQAAYQLNPLIYAANHLTQLLSLVAVIKPQLQTEHFDLQKVLSNMQKNIHGQLKLEQLAASVNLSKYHFCKRFKALTGHSPIQHFIHLKMQRACYLLDLTDQPISAVSHSLGYEDAYYFSRLFKRVIGIPPREYRKLKRG; encoded by the coding sequence GTGGTTTTATCAACATCAACTACCGAGCCTGAGCTTACCTCAGACTGGCCCTTATCTCATACAGCTATTCGATATATAACGCCAGACTCACTCACCAGGCAATTAAGTTTGCACCCTCTTAGTCAGCACTGCTATCCACTAGGGTTTGGCTATTACCCTCAAGCAACATCCCATCAAATGGAACGCCATCAGCATGTAGACCACTTATTAATTTATTGCATTGCAGGTGAAGGACAATTACAAGCTCAGCAACACAAAACCACAATCATAGCGGGTGATTTTGTTGTATTACCCCGAGGCTTATCTCACCAATACCAAGCAAGCAATACAAATCCCTGGTCAATTTATTGGGTACACTTTGATGGCGTATTAAGTGATACTTATGTACAACACTTGTTGCCAGGGCCAACCACCGTAAAACTATCTCTTGGCTTGCACCCAGAACTCGTGGCAGGGTTTGATACACTAGTGTCATTACACCAGGCTGCCTATCAGCTTAATCCACTGATTTATGCTGCTAATCATCTAACTCAGCTGCTCAGCCTGGTAGCAGTGATTAAGCCTCAACTACAGACTGAGCACTTTGACTTACAAAAAGTGTTGAGTAATATGCAAAAGAATATCCATGGCCAGCTTAAATTAGAACAGCTGGCCGCCAGTGTTAACTTATCAAAATACCACTTTTGTAAGCGTTTTAAAGCACTAACAGGACACAGCCCCATTCAGCATTTTATCCATTTAAAAATGCAACGCGCTTGTTATTTGTTAGATTTAACTGACCAACCCATATCGGCAGTCAGCCATAGTTTAGGCTATGAAGATGCTTATTATTTTTCACGTCTCTTTAAACGAGTGATTGGTATTCCTCCAAGGGAATACCGAAAATTAAAGCGTGGGTAA
- a CDS encoding acyl-CoA dehydrogenase family protein: MDFNLSEEQLAFQGTAKQFAEKELAENAAEWDQQAHFPIDVIKKAGNLGFCAIYAPVEQGGMGLSRLDASLIFEALSQGCTSTTAYLTIHNMVTWMACKFGQATVLEEWCPRLSTGELLGSYCLTEPNAGSDAGSLKTSATKKGDYYLLSGSKMFISGAGSTDVLLVMARTGEAGPKGISSFLVPADSAGINYGRKEEKMGWNSQPTRTISFDQVKVPANLRLGDEGQGFKIAMQGLDGGRINIASCSLGTAQAALKQSHDYLHQRQQFGKPLADFQALQFKFSDMATHLVAAQQMVRLAAFHLDQQSSQATTYCAMAKRLATDLCFDICNQALQLHGGYGYIKEYPLERYVRDARVHQILEGTNEIMRVIIARRLLIENGLEMIF, from the coding sequence ATGGATTTTAATTTATCAGAAGAGCAGTTAGCGTTTCAGGGAACAGCAAAACAGTTTGCAGAAAAAGAGTTAGCTGAAAATGCAGCTGAGTGGGATCAGCAAGCGCACTTTCCTATTGATGTGATTAAAAAAGCCGGCAATTTGGGTTTTTGTGCGATTTATGCTCCTGTTGAGCAGGGGGGGATGGGATTAAGCCGACTGGATGCTAGTTTAATTTTTGAGGCTTTATCACAAGGATGTACATCTACCACAGCCTATCTAACCATCCATAATATGGTGACCTGGATGGCCTGCAAGTTTGGTCAAGCAACTGTGCTGGAAGAATGGTGCCCTCGTTTATCGACAGGTGAATTATTAGGTTCTTATTGCCTAACTGAACCTAATGCAGGCTCTGATGCAGGGTCGTTAAAAACCAGTGCCACAAAAAAGGGGGATTATTATCTACTAAGTGGCAGTAAAATGTTTATTTCTGGGGCGGGTTCAACTGATGTACTGTTAGTGATGGCTCGTACGGGGGAAGCAGGGCCAAAAGGAATTTCCAGCTTTTTAGTGCCTGCTGACTCGGCAGGAATCAACTATGGGCGTAAAGAAGAGAAGATGGGCTGGAATAGTCAGCCTACCCGCACTATTAGTTTTGATCAGGTAAAGGTACCCGCCAACTTGCGTTTGGGCGATGAAGGGCAAGGCTTTAAAATAGCTATGCAGGGACTGGATGGTGGCCGAATTAATATTGCGTCTTGCTCATTAGGTACTGCACAAGCCGCATTAAAGCAGTCTCATGATTATCTGCATCAACGCCAGCAATTTGGTAAACCCTTAGCTGATTTTCAGGCGCTGCAATTTAAATTTTCCGATATGGCAACGCATTTAGTGGCTGCTCAACAAATGGTGCGCCTGGCTGCTTTTCATTTAGATCAACAGTCTAGTCAAGCTACCACTTATTGTGCGATGGCAAAAAGGCTAGCAACTGACTTATGTTTTGATATTTGTAACCAAGCCCTGCAATTACATGGCGGATATGGCTATATCAAAGAATACCCTTTAGAACGCTATGTAAGAGATGCGCGGGTCCATCAAATACTGGAAGGCACCAATGAAATTATGCGGGTGATTATTGCTAGACGCCTATTAATAGAAAATGGCTTGGAGATGATTTTTTAA
- a CDS encoding enoyl-CoA hydratase — MTKQLEPITAGQLTAITNKLLVEKIGHTALITINNPSANTWDSESLLGLKTIVELLNQERSIYSLVITGQGEKFFSAGADLKLFAERDKAKARDIAKHFADAFETLSQYQGVSIAAINGYAMGGGLECALACDLRIVESHAVLALPEASVGLLPCAGGTQQLPWLVGEGWAKRMILCGERVTAAKAVEIGLAEQQVESGKARATALLLAENVAKQSPSSVRACKRLIQKARFHPMWQALPVERELFIDLFDTEDQQEGVGAFLEKRPPVWKNR; from the coding sequence ATGACAAAACAATTAGAGCCTATCACAGCAGGACAACTAACCGCTATTACCAATAAATTATTAGTTGAAAAAATTGGTCATACTGCATTAATTACGATTAATAACCCATCAGCCAATACCTGGGATAGTGAAAGTTTATTGGGGTTAAAAACGATTGTTGAGTTATTAAATCAAGAACGCTCTATTTATAGTTTGGTGATTACTGGCCAGGGAGAAAAGTTTTTTTCCGCAGGAGCAGATTTAAAACTGTTTGCGGAAAGGGATAAAGCTAAAGCACGTGATATTGCTAAACATTTTGCAGATGCATTTGAAACGCTTAGCCAATACCAAGGAGTGTCTATTGCGGCCATTAATGGTTATGCAATGGGAGGAGGGTTGGAGTGTGCCTTGGCTTGTGATTTGCGGATTGTAGAGTCTCATGCGGTATTAGCCCTACCTGAAGCGTCGGTGGGGTTATTGCCTTGTGCCGGTGGTACTCAACAGTTGCCGTGGTTAGTCGGTGAGGGTTGGGCAAAACGAATGATTCTTTGTGGTGAACGAGTCACTGCAGCAAAAGCGGTTGAAATTGGTTTGGCTGAGCAGCAGGTAGAGTCTGGCAAAGCCAGAGCAACAGCGCTGTTGTTGGCCGAAAATGTCGCTAAACAAAGCCCTTCAAGTGTGCGCGCTTGTAAAAGATTAATTCAAAAAGCTCGCTTTCATCCCATGTGGCAGGCATTGCCAGTTGAACGAGAATTGTTTATTGATTTATTTGATACAGAAGACCAACAGGAAGGGGTTGGGGCTTTTTTAGAAAAAAGGCCTCCCGTTTGGAAAAACCGTTAG
- a CDS encoding aminoacyl-tRNA deacylase, whose amino-acid sequence MAIPQLTEYLQDKNVPYSIHEHSVGFTAQEVAQSAHVSGKDFAKTVMVKVDDVMSMLVMPSNYAIDLNTIGKYLGAVDIELAHESEFSDLFPHCKTGAMPPFGNLFNIPVYVAEALVDDHKIAFNAGNHNEIIRMDYRDFERLVKPKIVRGGFYTQSSHYEHDRPRMGTVKH is encoded by the coding sequence ATGGCCATTCCCCAACTAACCGAATACTTACAGGATAAAAACGTTCCTTACAGTATTCATGAGCATTCTGTAGGCTTTACAGCACAAGAAGTAGCACAATCGGCACATGTTAGTGGCAAAGACTTTGCCAAAACAGTCATGGTGAAAGTAGATGATGTCATGTCAATGTTAGTGATGCCATCCAATTATGCTATCGACTTAAATACTATTGGCAAATACTTAGGTGCAGTTGATATTGAATTAGCCCATGAAAGTGAATTCAGCGACTTATTTCCTCACTGCAAAACTGGCGCTATGCCCCCCTTTGGTAATTTATTTAATATCCCTGTTTATGTAGCAGAAGCATTGGTTGACGACCATAAGATTGCATTCAATGCAGGCAATCATAATGAAATAATCCGCATGGATTATCGAGACTTTGAGCGACTGGTAAAACCTAAAATCGTGCGAGGAGGCTTTTATACCCAAAGCAGTCATTACGAACATGACCGTCCACGGATGGGTACAGTGAAACATTAA
- the mmsB gene encoding 3-hydroxyisobutyrate dehydrogenase: MKIGFIGVGLMGGPMAHNLLKAGYELKVFDLVPALLKPLIQDGAIAVDNARLAIEGVDCLITMLPASEHVLSLYLDEEALLEHIDPKTLVIDCSTIAPDVTKIVAGAAAKQGITMLDAPVSGGTKGAKDGTLTFIVGGSAAGFEAAQPVLSAMGKNILHAGDHGAGQMAKICNNMLLAIHMAGTAEAIQLGVNNGLDPKVLSDIMVQSSGRNWSLELYNPYPGVMEAVPASKAYQGGFKVNLMVKDLGLSQQAALLSCSSTPLGALARNLFNLHAAQGSEKLDFSSIQQFYKPK, from the coding sequence ATGAAAATCGGATTTATTGGCGTAGGGCTAATGGGCGGACCTATGGCTCATAATTTGTTAAAAGCCGGTTATGAGCTGAAAGTATTTGACTTGGTACCTGCACTGTTAAAGCCATTAATTCAAGACGGGGCAATAGCTGTTGATAATGCGCGCTTAGCAATAGAAGGTGTTGACTGTTTGATTACTATGCTACCAGCCAGCGAGCATGTGTTGAGCTTGTATTTAGACGAAGAGGCGCTGCTGGAGCATATTGATCCAAAAACACTAGTGATAGACTGTAGCACTATAGCGCCTGATGTTACGAAAATCGTAGCAGGTGCGGCAGCTAAGCAAGGCATTACTATGCTGGATGCCCCTGTTTCTGGAGGCACTAAAGGTGCTAAAGATGGCACGCTAACATTTATTGTCGGTGGTTCTGCAGCCGGTTTTGAAGCAGCTCAACCGGTATTGTCAGCAATGGGAAAAAATATTTTGCATGCCGGTGATCATGGGGCCGGGCAGATGGCAAAAATATGCAATAACATGTTGCTAGCCATTCATATGGCAGGTACAGCAGAAGCGATTCAGTTAGGGGTTAATAATGGTTTAGATCCAAAAGTATTGTCGGATATTATGGTGCAAAGCTCGGGTAGAAACTGGTCACTTGAGCTGTATAACCCCTATCCAGGTGTAATGGAAGCTGTTCCTGCATCAAAAGCGTACCAAGGTGGTTTTAAAGTCAATTTAATGGTGAAGGATTTAGGCCTGTCTCAACAAGCTGCATTGTTAAGTTGTTCTAGTACACCATTAGGAGCACTTGCTCGTAATCTATTTAATCTTCATGCAGCTCAAGGAAGTGAGAAGTTAGACTTTTCAAGTATTCAACAGTTTTATAAGCCAAAATAA
- a CDS encoding enoyl-CoA hydratase/isomerase family protein — protein MSQSAVLFEELPVSKGKRLAKITLNRAKALNAIDLEMIMAIFQQLQQWRSQPDVVAVWLEGEGDRAFCAGGDIRKLYQMLIEQSDHRLEHATVFFQHEYQLDYLIHTYPKPIICWGAGIVMGGGLGLMVGASHRVVTETSQVAMPEINIGLYPDVSGTWFLSRLPTDLGCFVGLTGAVLNATDSIRLGLADYFIAAELKAELLDSLIQVDWEQTDAANKILVGQLLKPLESQAWCHLPVSKIVEHWQDIRHLFGLPSLQEIDVAVKYHAAKTGDDWLTGTLQSYINGCPTTAWIVWEQMQRGRHLALAEAFQLELILSVQCCLHPDLAEGVRARLIDRDNQPDWKFKSVAEVPTEWVEAHFQAPWIDKINPLKSLLK, from the coding sequence ATGTCACAGTCTGCAGTGTTATTTGAAGAATTACCTGTCAGTAAAGGAAAGCGGCTGGCTAAAATAACTTTAAATCGTGCCAAAGCACTGAATGCGATCGATTTAGAAATGATCATGGCCATTTTTCAGCAGCTACAACAATGGCGTAGTCAGCCGGATGTGGTAGCTGTTTGGCTGGAGGGCGAGGGTGATCGGGCCTTTTGTGCCGGTGGTGATATTCGTAAATTATACCAAATGCTGATAGAGCAATCAGACCATCGATTAGAGCATGCAACCGTATTTTTCCAGCATGAATATCAATTAGACTATTTAATTCATACCTACCCAAAGCCCATTATTTGTTGGGGGGCTGGCATTGTGATGGGAGGGGGGCTTGGTTTAATGGTGGGAGCAAGCCACCGAGTGGTTACCGAAACCAGTCAAGTTGCTATGCCAGAAATTAATATTGGACTATATCCGGATGTATCTGGTACCTGGTTTTTGTCCCGTTTGCCTACCGATTTGGGCTGTTTTGTTGGACTAACAGGTGCTGTATTAAATGCAACTGATAGTATTCGGTTAGGTCTTGCAGATTACTTTATTGCTGCTGAATTAAAGGCTGAGTTGTTAGATAGCTTAATTCAGGTCGATTGGGAGCAAACGGATGCAGCGAATAAAATATTAGTGGGGCAGCTCTTAAAGCCATTGGAAAGTCAGGCCTGGTGCCATCTTCCAGTATCTAAAATTGTTGAACATTGGCAAGATATACGTCATCTGTTTGGTTTGCCTTCGTTGCAAGAAATCGATGTGGCTGTGAAATACCATGCGGCAAAAACAGGAGATGATTGGTTAACGGGTACATTACAAAGCTATATTAATGGCTGTCCAACAACGGCTTGGATTGTATGGGAGCAGATGCAGCGTGGTCGTCATTTAGCGTTGGCTGAAGCTTTTCAATTAGAACTAATTTTATCAGTGCAATGCTGTCTACATCCTGACCTGGCGGAAGGCGTAAGAGCCAGGTTGATTGATCGAGATAATCAACCGGATTGGAAATTTAAATCAGTAGCTGAAGTACCTACAGAATGGGTAGAAGCTCATTTTCAAGCTCCATGGATTGATAAAATTAATCCACTAAAAAGTTTATTGAAATAA
- the ung gene encoding uracil-DNA glycosylase has protein sequence MAEVKLEVSWKKRLVEEFEKDYMKSLRAFLQAEKQAGKVIYPQGSEYFKAFELTPFDQVKVVILGQDPYHGPDQAHGLCFSVRQAIKTPPSLVNMYKELEQDLGISPANHGNLEHWGKQGVLLLNSVLTVEQGKAASHQGRGWEQFTDEVIARLNAERQGIVFILWGSYAQRKGSFIDTQKHMVIKSVHPSPLSAHRGFFGSRPFSKTNAYLQQQGLPPIDWQLPTL, from the coding sequence ATGGCTGAAGTAAAATTAGAGGTGAGTTGGAAGAAGCGCCTGGTTGAAGAGTTTGAAAAGGACTATATGAAAAGCCTGCGTGCTTTTTTACAAGCAGAAAAACAGGCGGGCAAGGTGATTTATCCGCAAGGCTCTGAGTACTTTAAAGCCTTTGAGTTGACCCCTTTTGATCAGGTAAAAGTCGTGATTTTAGGGCAAGACCCTTACCATGGACCAGATCAAGCCCATGGACTTTGCTTTTCTGTTAGACAGGCTATTAAAACACCGCCCTCTTTAGTCAATATGTATAAAGAGCTGGAACAGGATCTTGGTATTTCTCCTGCTAATCATGGCAACCTGGAGCATTGGGGAAAACAAGGCGTATTATTGTTAAACAGTGTGCTCACCGTTGAGCAAGGGAAGGCTGCGTCCCATCAAGGCAGAGGCTGGGAACAGTTTACTGATGAAGTGATTGCGCGACTAAATGCAGAACGGCAGGGTATTGTGTTTATTTTATGGGGCAGTTATGCACAGCGTAAAGGTAGTTTTATTGATACCCAAAAGCATATGGTAATTAAGTCTGTGCACCCATCACCTTTATCTGCTCACCGAGGCTTTTTTGGTAGTCGTCCCTTTTCAAAAACCAATGCCTATTTGCAGCAGCAAGGATTGCCTCCCATCGACTGGCAATTACCCACGCTTTAA
- a CDS encoding HDOD domain-containing protein, protein MATAPHIQIAQQLEQGKRPLPRLPETVVTIRQIIANPSHHQNDIIQLLEQDPVLVDQLMKLADSPLFHQATSPADLRGAIQRLGEYTVSNFVLTYTIKKLFPSDSKLAKRFLAHYWQRSIALSAISTIMAKHIPQLSTDEAMLASLLQDAGSMLLIINLAKEPNLLASEKKVKQMCRGLNNRLTSLLLNHWHMPITFIEAVKHRTYWQYAPQQYDLTCHCILARYLWLTHQTKSIKLIAIDELPAYQLSPLVQHQLPDHTHLMNFIYQDACEMTEMLGGQVNFYPQKDSTKKTKQHSRPSFFQTLKKHFQSKEK, encoded by the coding sequence ATGGCAACGGCTCCTCATATTCAAATAGCACAACAGTTAGAGCAAGGTAAAAGGCCGCTTCCTCGTCTGCCTGAAACAGTTGTTACCATTCGCCAAATTATTGCCAACCCCAGCCATCATCAAAACGACATTATTCAGCTGTTAGAGCAAGACCCTGTGCTCGTTGACCAGCTAATGAAGTTGGCTGACTCTCCTCTTTTCCATCAAGCCACATCCCCTGCAGATTTACGAGGAGCAATCCAACGGCTAGGAGAATATACTGTTAGTAATTTTGTTTTAACATACACGATAAAAAAGCTGTTTCCTTCTGACTCAAAGCTAGCCAAACGTTTCTTAGCCCACTACTGGCAGCGCAGTATCGCCTTGTCAGCTATCAGCACCATAATGGCCAAGCACATTCCACAGTTAAGTACTGATGAAGCAATGCTTGCATCATTATTACAAGACGCTGGCAGCATGTTACTGATTATCAACTTGGCAAAAGAGCCCAACCTGCTTGCGAGCGAAAAAAAAGTAAAACAAATGTGCCGCGGCTTAAACAACCGCTTAACCAGTTTACTTTTAAATCACTGGCATATGCCCATTACCTTTATAGAAGCAGTCAAACATCGAACTTATTGGCAGTATGCTCCTCAACAGTATGATTTAACCTGTCATTGCATACTGGCCAGATATCTTTGGCTGACTCATCAAACCAAGTCAATCAAACTGATTGCCATTGATGAGCTACCTGCTTATCAGCTGTCCCCACTAGTACAACATCAGCTACCAGACCACACCCATCTTATGAACTTTATTTATCAGGATGCGTGTGAAATGACAGAAATGCTGGGCGGGCAAGTTAATTTTTATCCACAAAAAGATTCAACTAAAAAAACCAAGCAGCACTCTCGTCCTTCTTTTTTCCAAACGCTTAAGAAACACTTTCAGAGTAAAGAAAAATAG
- a CDS encoding CoA-acylating methylmalonate-semialdehyde dehydrogenase, with translation MTTQPNCLNQFIDGEFTVSEAKRCIPVTNPATQEVLCEAPCATDQEIETAIVSAQEAYYQWREVPTPERARLMLNYQGVLKQHQEDIAVTLSKETGKTLADAKGDVWRGIEVVEQAANVSSLMMGETVENVARAIDCYSYLQPLGVCVGITPFNFPAMVPLWMYPMAIACGNSFILKPSEQDPMTPTQLAELAVEAGFPKGILQVLHGDKEQVDRLITHPLVKAISFVGSVAAGQHIYRTGTDNLKRVQAFAGAKNHMVVMPDADKDQVISNLIGSSVGAAGQRCMAISVAVMVGDAKNWVEDLRDAMANVRPGLWDDPQASYGPQISPQAKQRVLSFIAKGKEEGATCLLDGSDCKVPEAPDGNWVGPTLFTDVTPEMSIYKEEIFGPVLVVLCADTLDQAIELINQNPYGNGTSIFTASGQAARHFQHYIEVGQVGINVPIPVPLPFFSFTGWKNSFYGDQHAYGKQAVRFYTETKTVTARWFDPGMSASPNMTIHLR, from the coding sequence ATGACTACTCAACCTAACTGCTTAAACCAATTTATTGATGGTGAGTTTACTGTCAGTGAAGCCAAGCGGTGTATCCCCGTTACTAATCCTGCTACCCAAGAGGTGTTGTGTGAAGCACCTTGTGCTACGGATCAGGAAATTGAAACTGCAATTGTCAGTGCTCAAGAGGCTTATTATCAGTGGCGGGAAGTGCCTACTCCAGAGCGAGCGAGGTTAATGCTCAACTACCAGGGGGTGCTGAAGCAACACCAGGAGGATATTGCCGTCACCCTCAGTAAAGAAACCGGAAAAACCCTGGCAGATGCAAAAGGAGATGTTTGGCGGGGAATAGAAGTGGTTGAGCAGGCAGCAAACGTTAGTAGTTTAATGATGGGGGAAACAGTCGAGAACGTTGCTCGTGCTATTGACTGTTATAGTTATCTACAGCCGCTAGGTGTATGTGTAGGGATTACCCCCTTTAATTTCCCTGCAATGGTACCTTTGTGGATGTACCCAATGGCCATTGCCTGTGGTAACAGCTTTATCTTAAAACCATCAGAACAAGACCCGATGACACCCACTCAGTTGGCGGAGTTGGCGGTGGAGGCGGGCTTTCCTAAAGGAATTCTACAAGTGTTGCATGGTGATAAGGAGCAGGTGGATCGATTAATTACTCATCCACTGGTGAAAGCCATCTCTTTTGTTGGATCAGTAGCAGCCGGGCAACATATTTACCGTACTGGTACTGATAATCTAAAACGGGTACAGGCATTTGCTGGGGCAAAAAATCATATGGTGGTAATGCCGGATGCTGATAAAGACCAGGTGATTAGTAATCTGATTGGCTCTAGCGTAGGAGCAGCTGGGCAGCGCTGTATGGCAATTAGTGTAGCTGTGATGGTGGGTGATGCTAAAAACTGGGTAGAAGATTTACGTGATGCAATGGCCAATGTTAGACCAGGGCTTTGGGATGATCCGCAGGCCAGTTATGGGCCACAAATTTCACCCCAGGCTAAACAACGGGTGTTGAGTTTTATTGCTAAAGGTAAAGAAGAAGGCGCAACCTGTTTACTCGATGGCTCTGACTGTAAAGTCCCTGAAGCACCAGATGGTAACTGGGTAGGCCCCACTTTATTTACTGATGTAACACCTGAGATGAGTATTTATAAGGAAGAAATATTTGGTCCGGTACTTGTCGTATTGTGTGCAGATACTCTTGATCAGGCAATTGAACTAATTAATCAAAACCCTTATGGAAATGGAACTTCTATTTTTACTGCTTCTGGTCAGGCTGCACGACACTTTCAACATTATATTGAAGTAGGACAAGTGGGTATTAATGTACCCATTCCAGTGCCATTACCCTTTTTCTCTTTTACTGGCTGGAAAAATTCCTTTTACGGCGACCAACATGCTTATGGTAAGCAGGCTGTGCGATTTTATACTGAAACTAAGACAGTTACCGCTCGCTGGTTTGATCCGGGTATGAGTGCATCACCTAATATGACTATTCACTTACGGTAG
- a CDS encoding TetR/AcrR family transcriptional regulator, translating to MSELREQLAQTIPYQGRKASRVGSEQRRRAILEAALNIVIKEGVRGVRHRAIAKAANVPLSATTYYFKDINDLISDTFSYFVELGNARLSNFWIEAEIAIRQQLSQSESADTTKRRLLKHFTELAVSYIEQQVTDRRDELIAEQAFLLEALRSSHLRQLVHVHHQNLLKDLTRFYQLLGTTKPELDAVLTKAVVVEAEYYCLLDPSRYGREYIRAFLQRHIQLVLQIPDEEEVVN from the coding sequence ATGTCTGAATTAAGGGAGCAGCTAGCGCAAACCATTCCTTACCAGGGGCGTAAAGCCAGTCGGGTGGGGAGTGAGCAAAGACGCCGAGCTATTTTAGAAGCAGCACTTAATATTGTAATCAAGGAAGGGGTACGTGGTGTTCGCCATAGAGCTATTGCTAAGGCCGCTAACGTACCATTATCAGCAACGACTTACTATTTTAAGGATATAAATGATTTAATTAGTGACACCTTTTCTTACTTTGTTGAGCTAGGAAATGCCAGACTAAGTAATTTTTGGATTGAAGCTGAAATAGCTATTAGACAACAGTTGTCGCAGTCAGAATCAGCTGATACCACTAAGCGGCGGTTACTTAAGCATTTTACTGAGTTAGCCGTAAGCTACATCGAGCAGCAAGTGACTGATCGCCGCGATGAGCTGATTGCTGAGCAGGCTTTTTTACTAGAAGCACTTAGATCTTCTCACTTACGACAATTGGTGCATGTGCATCACCAAAATCTGTTAAAGGATCTAACTCGCTTTTATCAGCTGTTAGGTACAACGAAGCCTGAGCTGGATGCTGTATTGACCAAGGCTGTAGTGGTTGAAGCTGAATATTATTGCTTGCTTGATCCAAGCCGCTATGGACGTGAATATATACGAGCATTTTTACAGCGACATATTCAGCTAGTTTTACAAATCCCTGATGAGGAGGAAGTCGTAAACTAA